In Quercus robur chromosome 10, dhQueRobu3.1, whole genome shotgun sequence, a genomic segment contains:
- the LOC126702109 gene encoding cytochrome P450 CYP72A219-like: MEISLDKVATSVLFVIMTTLSYMILNWVWLRPKYLERCLRKQGLVGNSYRLFFGDTKDGSMMIKQACSKPIELSDDIVPRVLPFEHHTVKHYGKNSFTWLGPRPRINIMSPEQIKDVFTKMGDFQKPKTNPITRLLAMGIINYEGEKWAKHRKIINPAFHLEKLKLMLPAFYQSSIDMISQWERLTSENGSCELDIWPYLENMSSDVISRTAFGSSYKEGRRIFELQKEQAQLFVKVSQSVYFPGLRFLPTKTHRRMKEIAREVQDLLMGIINKREKACNGKNDDLLGILMESNSREIKEFGNKKSAGMSIMDVIEECKLFYLAGEETTSVLLVWTMVLLSKYPNWQARAREEVLQVFGKNKPDFDGLNRLKIVTMIFNETLRLYPPAALLPRRVHKETKLGNMIIPAGVEIALPIILVHHDYELWGENAKQFNPERFSEGISKATKGQVSFIPFGGGPRICVGQNFALVETKMALSLILQNFSFEMSSSYAHAPCSIITLQPQFGAHIILHKI, from the exons atggaaatttctcTGGACAAAGTTGCCACCTCCgttctttttgttataatgACAACGTTGTCATACATGATTCTGAATTGGGTGTGGTTAAGACCAAAATATTTAGAGAGGTGCTTGAGAAAGCAAGGTCTTGTAGGCAATTCCTATAGACTTTTCTTCGGGGACACGAAGGATGGCTCTATGATGATAAAGCAAGCTTGTTCTAAACCCATAGAACTCTCTGATGATATTGTGCCACGTGTACTCCCCTTTGAACATCACACAGTGAAGCATTATG GCAAGAATTCTTTTACATGGCTTGGCCCAAGACCCCGTATTAACATTATGAGCCCTGAACAAATCAAAGATGTTTTCACCAAGATGGGTGACTTTCAGAAGCCCAAAACAAATCCAATTACTAGATTGCTTGCAATGGGAATAATAAACTACGAGGGTGAGAAATGGGCTAAACACAGAAAGATTATCAACCCTGCTTTCCATTTAGAGAAGTTGAAG CTTATGTTACCTGCATTTTATCAAAGTAGCATTGATATGATTAGCCAGTGGGAGAGGTTGACCTCTGAAAATGGATCCTGTGAGTTAGACATATGGCCTTATCTTGAAAACATGTCAAGCGATGTGATTTCAAGAACAGCATTTGGAAGTAGCtataaagaaggaagaagaatattTGAACTTCAAAAAGAGCAAGCACAACTCTTTGTAAAAGTATCACAATCTGTATACTTTCCTGGACTAAG GTTTTTACCGACTAAGACACACAGGAGGATGAAGGAAATTGCAAGAGAAGTACAAGACTTACTAATGGGAATCATTAACAAAAGGGAGAAGGCATGCAATGGCAAAAATGACGACTTATTAGGCATACTAATGGAATCAAATTCTAGAGAGATTAAGGAATTTGGTAATAAGAAGAGTGCCGGAATGAGTATTATGGATGTAATTGAGGAATGTAAGCTTTTCTACCTTGCCGGGGAAGAGACAACCTCAGTTTTACTTGTTTGGACAATGGTTTTGTTGAGTAAGTATCCAAATTGGCAAGCTCGTGCAAGAGAAGAGGTTTTGCAAGTCTTTGGTAAGAACAAACCTGACTTTGATGGGTTAAATCGCCTTAAAATT GTAACCATGATATTCAATGAGACTCTAAGGTTGTACCCACCAGCAGCTTTGCTACCTCGAAGGGTTCACAAGGAAACCAAGCTAGGAAATATGATTATACCAGCTGGAGTGGAGATTGCTCTACCAATAATCCTCGTCCACCATGATTATGAACTGTGGGGTGAGAATGCAAAACAGTTTAACCCGGAGAGATTTTCAGAAGGCATTTCAAAGGCAACAAAGGGCCAAGTATCATTCATCCCATTCGGTGGGGGTCCGAGGATATGTGTTGGTCAAAACTTTGCTCTAGTAGAGACCAAGATGGCTTTGTCACTCATTTTGCAGAACTTCTCATTTGAGATGTCCTCATCCTATGCTCATGCTCCTTGCTCAATCATAACTCTTCAACCTCAATTTGGCGCTCACATTATATTACATAAGATATAG
- the LOC126702113 gene encoding uncharacterized protein LOC126702113, whose product MCYNMGLKEFEHSGVHDLFKAMSKFIAASRQATELDKTRVLLETRIQEVNADCKKWAGFAEKAKDEVKERNKLIEELRTDALEKEMRIDHLQKMNNELNARLSKAREDAVAEFKSSKEYTDTLDRNYAAGFEDFRMDAVENFPEVDFSSIKLNLAAATSSLLQTGSDDVNVEDDASTQPPQDEPAENAPPS is encoded by the exons ATGTGCTATAACATGGGCTTGAAGGAGTTTGAACATTCAGGCGTCCATGACCTCTTCAAG GCCATGTCAAAGTTCATAGCAGCGTCTAGACAGGCAACGGAGCTGGACAAGACGAGAGTCTTGTTGGAGACAAGGATTCAGGAGGTGAACGCTGACTGTAAGAAATGGGCTGGGTTTGCTGAAAAAGCTAAGGACGAGGTCAAAGAGCGTAACAAGTTGATTGAGGAGCTAAGGACggatgcattggagaaggaAATGCGCATTGATCACTTACAAAAGATGAACAATGAGTTGAATGCTCGTCTTTCCAAGGCAAGAGAGGACGCTGTGGCTGAGTTCAAGTCGTCCAAAGAGTATACAGACACTTTGGATCGCAATTATGCAGCTGGTTTTGAAGATTTCAGAATGGATGCTGTTGAAAACTTCCCTGAAGTTGACTTCAGCTCAATCAAGCTTAACCTTGCTGCTGCCACAAGCTCTCTCCTCCAGACCGGCTCTGATGACGTCAACGTGGAAGACGACGCCAGTACTCAGCCTCCTCAGGACGAGCCTGCTGAGAATGCTCCCCCTTCTTAG